Proteins from a genomic interval of Sphingomonas sp. Y38-1Y:
- a CDS encoding sterol desaturase family protein, whose amino-acid sequence MPPALPDPVTYAIPGFVLLVLGEMLLARRRDPSRYCPRDTLTSLMLGLGSTIAALLSAGAVFAMAMWVHGFRLFDIGWAWYWFVLAFVLDDLAYYAFHRSAHRVRLFWASHVVHHSSQHYNLSTALRQTWTGFFSLNFLFRLPLFLIGFPPAMIFFVAGLNLVYQFWIHTEAVGRMPRWFEAVMNTPSHHRVHHAANARYLDRNYAGVFIVWDKLFGTFEPEREERPRYGLVHDIGSFNVLWAAVHEWAGIARDVWRAPWGSKLGYLLREPGWSHDGSRETSDMIRRRARD is encoded by the coding sequence ATGCCGCCGGCGCTGCCCGATCCCGTGACCTATGCCATTCCGGGCTTCGTCCTGCTCGTGCTCGGCGAGATGCTGCTGGCGCGGCGGCGCGATCCGTCGCGCTATTGCCCGCGCGACACGCTGACGTCGCTGATGCTGGGGCTGGGGAGCACGATCGCGGCGCTCTTGTCGGCGGGCGCGGTGTTCGCGATGGCAATGTGGGTCCACGGCTTCCGCCTCTTCGACATTGGCTGGGCGTGGTATTGGTTCGTGCTCGCCTTCGTGCTCGACGACTTAGCCTATTACGCCTTCCACCGCTCGGCGCACCGGGTGCGGCTATTCTGGGCGAGCCATGTCGTCCATCATTCGAGCCAGCACTATAATCTTTCGACCGCGCTCAGGCAGACCTGGACGGGGTTCTTCAGCCTCAACTTCCTGTTTCGGCTGCCGCTATTCCTGATCGGCTTTCCGCCGGCGATGATCTTCTTCGTGGCGGGGCTCAACCTCGTCTATCAGTTCTGGATCCATACGGAGGCGGTGGGGCGGATGCCGCGGTGGTTCGAGGCGGTAATGAACACGCCCAGCCACCACCGCGTCCACCACGCTGCGAACGCGCGTTATCTCGACCGCAACTATGCCGGCGTGTTCATCGTCTGGGACAAGCTGTTCGGCACCTTCGAGCCCGAGCGGGAGGAGCGGCCCCGCTATGGCCTGGTCCACGATATCGGCAGCTTCAACGTGCTGTGGGCCGCCGTTCACGAATGGGCCGGCATCGCGCGCGACGTGTGGCGGGCGCCTTGGGGATCGAAGCTCGGGTATCTGCTGCGCGAACCCGGCTGGAGCCATGACGGGAGCCGGGAGACGTCAGACATGATCCGGCGGCGAGCGCGCGATTAA
- a CDS encoding SDR family oxidoreductase, producing the protein MSDGTTSRRAVLGGAALGLAGTGLPLAAQAQGQAPAAPRPLTDPRSKYTSEPFPEQKQPWPGLQSKMTPKPDCGEASYRGSGRLAGRKALITGGDSGIGRAAAIAYAREGADVAINYHPDEEPDAREVVDLIRQAGRRAVAIPRDLRTLAACEAIVAAARKGLGGLDIVVNNAAYQQSKPDIFAITDEQMVRTFETNIYAYFRIARAAARDMVPGSVILNVGSVNSYDPGEELLDYASTKGAILIFTKGLAKQLAKRGIRVNMIAPGPIWTPLQVAGGQLPGQMGEFGQDTPMGRAGQPAELAALFVTMASDETSFSTGTAVGAHGGKGSP; encoded by the coding sequence ATGAGCGACGGCACCACTTCACGGCGCGCAGTGCTGGGCGGCGCGGCGCTCGGCCTGGCGGGTACCGGCCTGCCGCTGGCGGCACAGGCGCAGGGCCAGGCGCCCGCCGCGCCGCGCCCGCTCACCGACCCGCGCAGCAAATATACCAGTGAACCGTTTCCCGAACAGAAGCAGCCCTGGCCCGGCCTCCAGTCGAAGATGACGCCCAAGCCCGATTGCGGGGAGGCGAGCTACCGCGGGTCGGGGCGCCTCGCGGGGCGCAAGGCGCTCATCACCGGCGGCGATTCGGGCATCGGCCGCGCGGCGGCGATCGCCTATGCGCGCGAGGGCGCCGACGTCGCGATCAACTATCACCCCGACGAGGAGCCCGACGCGCGCGAGGTCGTCGACCTGATCCGTCAGGCCGGCCGCCGCGCGGTCGCGATTCCGCGCGACCTGCGTACGCTGGCGGCGTGCGAGGCGATCGTGGCGGCGGCGCGCAAGGGGCTGGGCGGGCTCGACATCGTCGTCAACAACGCTGCCTATCAGCAGTCCAAGCCCGACATCTTCGCAATCACCGACGAACAGATGGTGCGGACGTTCGAGACCAACATCTATGCCTATTTCCGGATCGCCCGCGCGGCGGCGCGCGACATGGTGCCGGGATCGGTCATCCTCAACGTGGGGTCGGTCAACAGCTATGACCCGGGCGAGGAGCTGCTCGACTATGCCTCGACCAAGGGCGCGATCCTGATCTTTACCAAGGGGCTGGCCAAGCAGCTCGCCAAGCGCGGCATCCGCGTCAACATGATCGCGCCCGGCCCGATCTGGACCCCGCTTCAGGTCGCGGGCGGGCAGTTGCCGGGCCAGATGGGCGAGTTCGGCCAGGACACGCCGATGGGCCGCGCGGGCCAGCCGGCGGAGCTCGCCGCGCTGTTCGTGACGATGGCGTCGGACGAGACGAGCTTCTCCACCGGCACGGCGGTGGGCGCGCATGGGGGGAAGGGGAGTCCGTGA
- a CDS encoding ABC transporter ATP-binding protein/permease, producing the protein MPPIDTTSSTVERPLIPTVRRFLPYLWPKDAPQLKVRIVVAMIFVLCSKLVQVYGAPFALQGAVDGMASGDRSAATLIVLLVIGYAAARLGTVLFDNLRNAVFERVGQDATRRLAAAVFRHLHQLSLRFHLERRTGAITKVVERGTKSIDTMLYFLLFNIAPTILELGLVLQIFGSRFGWWLVASTLAMVVIYITFTRVVTDWRQKLREAMNDLDTGAVAHAVDSLLNFETVKYFNAEKREAERYERAVRAYANAATKSENSLAWLNIGQSVITNGMLAIGMGVIAWGWSTGRFTPGDVVLVSTLLSQLFRPLDMLGWVYRTIRQGVIDMGSMFDLLDTGAEVRDPAGAPPLVVGDAAVRFEGVVFGYEPDRAILKNIDLDVPAGATVAIVGHSGAGKSTIARLMFRFYDVQAGRILIDGQDIARVRQDSLRAAIGIVPQDTVLFNDTIGYNIAYGREGAAPEEIAAAARGAAIGDFIESLPDRYDTRVGERGLKLSGGEKQRVAIARTLLKDPPILILDEATSALDSRTEAEIQATLEAIERGRTTIVIAHRLSTIVHADRIVVLEEGRVAEQGNHAQLLRQGGIYAEMWARQAREREEALAAAE; encoded by the coding sequence ATGCCCCCCATCGATACCACCAGTTCCACCGTCGAGCGGCCGCTGATCCCGACGGTGCGGCGCTTCCTCCCCTATCTGTGGCCCAAGGATGCGCCGCAGCTGAAGGTGCGGATCGTCGTCGCGATGATCTTCGTCCTCTGCTCGAAGCTGGTGCAGGTCTATGGTGCGCCGTTCGCGCTGCAGGGCGCGGTCGACGGGATGGCGAGCGGCGATCGCAGCGCCGCGACGCTGATCGTGCTGCTCGTCATCGGCTATGCCGCCGCGCGGCTGGGCACGGTGCTGTTCGACAATCTGCGCAACGCGGTGTTCGAGCGGGTGGGGCAGGACGCGACGCGGCGTCTTGCCGCCGCAGTATTCCGCCACCTCCACCAACTCTCGCTCCGCTTCCATCTCGAGCGGCGGACGGGCGCGATCACCAAGGTGGTCGAGCGTGGGACCAAGAGCATCGACACGATGCTCTACTTCCTCCTGTTCAACATCGCGCCGACGATCCTGGAGCTGGGGCTCGTCCTCCAGATCTTCGGCTCGCGGTTCGGCTGGTGGCTGGTCGCCTCGACGCTGGCGATGGTGGTGATCTACATCACCTTCACGCGGGTCGTGACCGACTGGCGCCAGAAGCTGCGCGAGGCGATGAACGACCTCGATACCGGCGCGGTCGCGCACGCGGTCGACTCGCTGCTCAATTTCGAGACGGTCAAGTATTTTAACGCCGAGAAGCGCGAGGCGGAGCGGTACGAGCGTGCCGTCCGCGCCTATGCCAATGCCGCGACCAAGAGCGAGAACAGCCTCGCCTGGCTCAACATTGGCCAGTCGGTCATCACCAACGGGATGCTGGCGATCGGCATGGGCGTCATCGCCTGGGGCTGGTCGACCGGGCGGTTCACGCCGGGCGACGTGGTGCTGGTGTCGACCTTGCTCAGCCAGCTGTTCCGCCCGCTCGACATGCTTGGCTGGGTCTATCGCACCATCCGCCAGGGCGTGATCGACATGGGGTCGATGTTCGACCTGCTTGATACCGGCGCCGAGGTGCGCGATCCCGCGGGCGCGCCGCCGCTGGTCGTCGGCGACGCGGCGGTACGGTTCGAGGGCGTGGTGTTCGGTTACGAGCCCGATCGCGCGATCCTGAAGAACATCGACCTCGACGTGCCGGCGGGTGCGACGGTGGCGATCGTCGGCCATTCGGGCGCTGGCAAGTCGACGATCGCGCGGCTGATGTTCCGCTTCTACGACGTGCAGGCGGGGCGCATCCTGATCGACGGACAGGATATCGCCCGCGTCCGCCAGGACAGCCTGCGCGCGGCGATCGGCATCGTGCCGCAGGACACGGTGCTGTTCAACGACACGATCGGCTACAACATCGCCTATGGCCGCGAGGGCGCGGCGCCCGAAGAGATCGCCGCCGCGGCGCGCGGGGCGGCGATCGGCGACTTCATCGAGAGCCTGCCCGACCGCTACGACACACGTGTCGGCGAGCGCGGCCTGAAGCTGTCGGGCGGCGAGAAGCAGCGGGTGGCGATCGCGCGCACATTGCTCAAGGATCCGCCGATCCTGATCCTGGACGAGGCGACGAGCGCGCTCGACAGCCGGACCGAGGCGGAGATCCAGGCGACGCTGGAGGCGATCGAGCGCGGCCGCACGACCATCGTCATCGCCCACCGCCTGTCGACCATCGTCCACGCCGACCGCATCGTCGTGCTGGAGGAAGGGCGGGTTGCCGAGCAGGGCAATCACGCGCAATTGCTGCGCCAGGGCGGCATCTATGCCGAGATGTGGGCGCGGCAGGCGCGCGAGCGCGAGGAAGCGCTGGCGGCGGCCGAGTAA
- the purE gene encoding 5-(carboxyamino)imidazole ribonucleotide mutase, translated as MSQPLVGIIMGSTSDWDTMARAAEMLDTLAVPHETRVVSAHRTPDRLVSYAREAEGRGIRVIVAGAGGAAHLPGMVAAMTHLPVLGVPVRSKSLSGLDSLLSIVQMPAGVPVGTLAIGEAGAANAALMAASILALTDEALRDRLVAWRQAQTDKVPDSPQ; from the coding sequence ATGAGCCAACCGCTCGTCGGCATCATCATGGGCAGCACGTCCGACTGGGACACGATGGCGCGCGCCGCCGAGATGCTGGACACGCTGGCCGTCCCGCACGAGACGCGCGTCGTCTCCGCGCACCGCACCCCCGACCGGCTGGTGAGCTATGCGCGCGAAGCGGAGGGACGCGGCATCCGCGTGATCGTCGCCGGGGCAGGGGGCGCGGCGCACCTGCCGGGCATGGTCGCGGCGATGACGCACCTGCCGGTGCTGGGCGTGCCCGTCCGCTCCAAGTCGCTGTCGGGTCTCGATAGCCTTCTCTCGATCGTCCAGATGCCCGCGGGTGTGCCGGTGGGCACGCTGGCGATCGGCGAGGCGGGGGCGGCGAACGCGGCGCTGATGGCCGCCTCGATCCTGGCACTCACCGACGAGGCGCTGCGTGACCGGCTGGTCGCCTGGCGCCAGGCGCAGACCGACAAGGTCCCCGACAGCCCGCAATGA
- a CDS encoding transglycosylase domain-containing protein produces MRIDSYDAWGQPPAPPEPAAPYGASRAEGHPTGSDGTPPPLPPGWRPSPMRWVARGAAALIVLLVIAIAWLAITAPLSKSLEPPVPPSITLLSAEGEPIARHGAVIGKAVDATKLPAHVTGAFLAIEDRRFRSHLGVDPRGILRAFVNNVFTSKSSQGGSTITQQLAKNAFLSSDRTLARKLREVMIAFWLEAWLTKDEILSRYLSNVYFGDNVYGLQAAARHYFSRDADELTTGQAAMLAGLVKAPSRLAPTQNLKGARDRQAIVVGAMADAGYLTASEARAVEPARLKVAKAKRLPTGTYFADWVLPQARDQAGAIGADQTVQTTLETRLQRAAIRAVNSAGLRQAQVAIVSMRPDGRVVAMVGGKDYAASPFNRATQARRQPGSTFKLFVYLAALRSGMSPDDTVDDSPVTIAGWSPKNNDGRYLGEISLARAFARSSNVASARLTQQVGPKAVIKAARDLGISTPIPNEASIALGTSSVSLLELTAAYAAVAAGEMPVHPRGLARPPEGSWLEKLGLDTRRIPGDQLAGLRTLLAASIREGTGRSANLSVEAFGKTGTTQDNRDALFIGYADGIVTGVWVGNDDNTPNAGLSGGGLPARIWRDYMMRATGAGPAGRPDPVIEDVIDGAGDDVGNLIDVIGNGVEGLPGAVQRELDGIGVRVGRDGGIEIDRDRFEPDRRRPEEGPPPEDDEEF; encoded by the coding sequence ATGCGCATCGACAGCTACGACGCCTGGGGCCAGCCGCCCGCCCCGCCCGAGCCCGCGGCGCCTTATGGCGCGTCCCGTGCCGAGGGGCACCCGACCGGCAGCGACGGCACGCCCCCGCCGCTGCCGCCCGGCTGGCGGCCGAGCCCGATGCGCTGGGTGGCACGAGGCGCGGCGGCGCTGATCGTGCTGCTCGTGATCGCCATCGCCTGGCTGGCGATCACCGCGCCGCTCTCCAAGTCGCTCGAGCCGCCGGTGCCGCCCTCGATCACGTTGCTGTCGGCCGAAGGCGAGCCGATCGCGCGCCACGGCGCAGTCATCGGCAAGGCGGTCGACGCAACCAAGCTGCCCGCGCATGTCACCGGCGCCTTCCTCGCGATCGAGGATCGGCGGTTCCGCAGTCACCTGGGGGTCGATCCCCGCGGCATCCTGCGCGCCTTCGTCAACAACGTCTTCACGTCGAAGAGCTCGCAGGGCGGCAGCACGATCACGCAGCAGCTCGCCAAGAACGCGTTCCTCAGCAGCGACCGCACGCTCGCGCGCAAGCTGCGCGAGGTGATGATCGCCTTCTGGCTGGAGGCGTGGCTGACCAAGGACGAGATCCTGTCGCGCTACCTGTCGAACGTCTATTTCGGCGACAACGTCTATGGCCTCCAGGCCGCCGCACGCCATTATTTCAGCCGCGACGCCGACGAGCTGACCACCGGGCAGGCGGCGATGCTGGCGGGCCTCGTCAAGGCGCCGAGCCGGCTCGCGCCGACGCAGAATCTGAAGGGCGCGCGCGATCGGCAGGCGATCGTCGTCGGAGCGATGGCGGACGCGGGCTATCTGACCGCGAGCGAGGCGCGTGCGGTCGAACCCGCTCGGCTGAAGGTCGCCAAGGCCAAGCGGTTGCCGACCGGCACCTATTTCGCCGACTGGGTGCTGCCACAGGCGCGCGATCAGGCCGGCGCGATCGGTGCCGACCAGACCGTGCAGACGACGCTGGAGACCCGGCTCCAGCGCGCCGCCATCCGCGCGGTCAACTCGGCTGGCCTTCGCCAGGCGCAGGTCGCGATCGTGTCGATGCGCCCCGACGGCCGCGTCGTCGCGATGGTCGGCGGCAAGGATTACGCCGCCAGCCCCTTCAACCGCGCGACGCAGGCGCGGCGCCAGCCCGGATCGACGTTCAAGCTGTTCGTCTATCTCGCGGCGCTGCGCAGCGGGATGAGTCCCGACGATACCGTCGACGATTCACCGGTGACGATCGCCGGCTGGAGCCCGAAGAACAACGACGGCCGCTATCTGGGCGAGATCAGCTTGGCGCGCGCCTTTGCCCGATCGAGCAACGTCGCGTCCGCCCGGCTGACGCAGCAGGTCGGGCCGAAGGCGGTCATCAAGGCGGCGCGCGACCTCGGCATTTCGACGCCGATCCCCAACGAGGCATCGATCGCGCTCGGCACCTCGTCGGTGTCGCTGCTCGAACTCACCGCCGCCTATGCCGCGGTGGCGGCGGGCGAGATGCCGGTCCATCCGCGCGGGTTGGCGCGGCCGCCGGAGGGAAGCTGGCTCGAGAAGCTCGGCCTCGACACGCGGCGCATTCCGGGCGACCAGCTTGCCGGCCTTCGCACGCTGCTCGCCGCCTCGATCCGCGAAGGGACGGGGCGTTCGGCCAACCTGTCGGTCGAGGCGTTCGGCAAGACCGGGACGACGCAGGACAATCGCGACGCGCTGTTCATCGGCTATGCCGACGGCATCGTCACCGGCGTGTGGGTCGGCAACGACGACAACACGCCCAATGCCGGCCTGTCGGGCGGCGGGCTGCCTGCGCGGATCTGGCGCGATTACATGATGCGCGCGACGGGGGCTGGGCCGGCGGGCCGGCCCGATCCGGTGATCGAGGACGTGATCGACGGCGCGGGCGACGATGTCGGCAACCTGATCGACGTCATCGGCAACGGTGTCGAGGGGCTGCCGGGCGCGGTCCAGCGCGAGCTCGACGGCATCGGCGTGCGCGTCGGCCGCGACGGCGGGATCGAGATCGATCGCGACCGCTTCGAACCCGACCGCCGCCGCCCCGAGGAAGGACCGCCGCCGGAGGATGACGAGGAGTTCTAA
- a CDS encoding YbaN family protein — protein MIRHLWNLGGGIAVLLGVIGAFLPIMPTVPFLILAAFCFTRGSPRFEAWLLGHPTFGPPVVAWRQHGAIPRRGKWAATIGLTGSAILGLAFAPWPYWLIPILVALVSGTWIWSRPDA, from the coding sequence GTGATACGTCACTTGTGGAATCTGGGCGGCGGCATCGCGGTGCTGCTGGGGGTGATCGGCGCCTTCCTGCCGATCATGCCGACCGTGCCGTTCCTGATCCTCGCCGCCTTCTGCTTCACGCGCGGCAGCCCGCGGTTCGAGGCGTGGCTGCTCGGGCACCCGACCTTTGGCCCGCCGGTGGTTGCGTGGCGCCAGCACGGCGCGATCCCGCGGCGCGGCAAATGGGCGGCGACGATCGGGCTGACGGGCAGCGCGATCCTGGGGCTCGCCTTCGCGCCCTGGCCCTATTGGCTGATCCCGATCCTGGTCGCGCTGGTCAGCGGCACCTGGATCTGGAGCCGGCCCGACGCTTAA
- the recQ gene encoding DNA helicase RecQ: MADPLDVLHATFGFTQFRGVQAEVVSRVLAGERTLAVMPTGAGKSLTYQLPSVMLPGTCVVVSPLIALMHDQLRAAEAVGIRAATLTSADANRAETIDRFRAGALDLLYVAPERASQGHFRELLQQARLCLFAIDEAHCVSEWGHDFRPDYRLLRPLLDVFPDVPRLALTATADAHTRADILEQLGIPQEGLIVAGFDRPNIRYTITPRDNTTRQIMDVIAEADGPGIVYAQTRAGTEKLAEALAASGRPTRAYHAGLDPAVRAANQAAFVASEDMVIAATVAFGMGIDKPDVRFVAHAGLPKSIEAYYQETGRAGRDGDPAVAHLFWGADDLARARQRIAEVEPHRQAGERARLAALAGLVETAECRRAVLLRYFGEDPPAHCGNCDNCLTPPATVDATVVAQKYLSAVFRTGQMFGTGYIEQVLTGKSTERSLTSGHERLSVWGIVEGEDAALLKPVGRALMLRDAVRANPHGGLEFGPGARAILKGEAELRLIVPPKRERRRRGGGSGATANPVGHPLFEALRARRREIAQETGLPPYVIFHDSTLREMAMARPASLHEMGRIAGIGARKLDDYGAAFLEVIAAHA; encoded by the coding sequence ATGGCCGATCCCCTCGACGTCCTTCATGCCACCTTCGGCTTCACCCAGTTCCGCGGTGTTCAGGCCGAGGTCGTCTCCCGCGTGCTCGCGGGCGAGCGGACGCTGGCGGTGATGCCGACGGGGGCGGGGAAGTCGCTGACCTATCAGTTGCCGAGCGTGATGCTCCCCGGCACGTGCGTCGTCGTCAGCCCGCTGATCGCGCTCATGCACGACCAGCTTCGCGCCGCCGAGGCGGTGGGGATTCGCGCGGCGACACTGACCAGCGCCGACGCCAATCGCGCCGAGACGATCGATCGGTTCAGGGCGGGCGCGCTCGACCTGCTTTATGTGGCGCCGGAGCGCGCCTCGCAGGGGCATTTTCGCGAGCTGCTCCAGCAAGCGCGGCTCTGCCTGTTCGCGATCGACGAGGCGCATTGCGTCAGCGAGTGGGGGCACGACTTCCGCCCCGATTATCGCCTGCTCCGTCCGCTCCTGGACGTGTTCCCGGACGTGCCGCGCCTCGCGCTGACCGCCACCGCCGACGCGCATACCCGCGCCGACATCCTTGAACAGCTCGGCATTCCGCAAGAGGGCCTGATCGTCGCCGGATTCGACCGGCCGAACATCCGCTACACCATCACCCCGCGCGACAACACGACGCGCCAGATCATGGACGTGATCGCAGAGGCGGACGGGCCGGGCATCGTCTATGCCCAGACGCGCGCCGGGACCGAGAAGCTCGCCGAGGCACTCGCCGCCTCCGGCCGGCCGACGCGCGCCTATCATGCCGGGCTCGACCCCGCGGTCCGCGCCGCCAACCAGGCGGCATTTGTGGCATCCGAGGACATGGTGATCGCCGCCACCGTCGCGTTCGGCATGGGGATCGACAAGCCCGACGTCCGCTTCGTCGCGCATGCCGGGCTGCCCAAGTCGATCGAGGCCTATTACCAGGAGACCGGCCGCGCGGGGCGCGACGGCGACCCGGCGGTCGCGCATTTGTTCTGGGGCGCCGACGACCTCGCGCGCGCACGCCAGCGCATCGCCGAGGTCGAGCCGCATCGCCAGGCAGGCGAACGCGCGCGCCTTGCCGCGCTCGCCGGGCTGGTCGAGACCGCCGAGTGCCGCCGCGCGGTGCTGCTGCGCTATTTCGGCGAGGACCCGCCCGCGCATTGCGGCAATTGCGACAATTGCCTGACCCCGCCCGCCACCGTCGACGCGACCGTCGTCGCGCAGAAATACCTGTCGGCGGTGTTTCGCACCGGGCAGATGTTCGGCACCGGCTATATCGAGCAGGTGCTGACCGGCAAATCGACCGAGCGCAGCCTGACCAGCGGCCATGAGCGCCTGTCGGTCTGGGGCATCGTCGAGGGCGAGGACGCGGCGTTGCTCAAGCCGGTCGGGCGCGCGCTGATGCTGCGCGATGCGGTGCGCGCCAACCCGCATGGGGGGCTCGAGTTCGGCCCGGGCGCGCGCGCGATCCTGAAGGGCGAGGCGGAGTTGCGCCTGATCGTCCCCCCCAAGCGCGAGCGGCGCCGCCGCGGCGGCGGCAGCGGCGCCACCGCCAACCCGGTCGGGCATCCACTGTTCGAGGCGCTGCGTGCCCGCCGACGCGAGATCGCGCAGGAAACGGGCCTGCCCCCCTATGTCATCTTCCATGATTCGACGCTGCGCGAGATGGCGATGGCGCGGCCTGCCAGCCTCCACGAAATGGGCCGCATCGCCGGGATCGGCGCGCGCAAGCTTGACGACTATGGCGCCGCCTTCCTTGAGGTGATCGCTGCGCACGCATAG
- a CDS encoding TIGR01244 family sulfur transferase, whose product MPDIRRIDDKISVAPQIFPEELPGIAALGFTAIVNNRPDDEEPGQPSDAAMRDAAEAAGLAYTSIPITHAGFSHPQIDAMAEALDAANGPVLAYCRSGTRSCNLWALAAAKAGGSPDEITGKGAGAGYNLGGIRPMIDALSSRA is encoded by the coding sequence ATGCCCGACATCCGCCGCATCGACGACAAGATCAGCGTCGCGCCCCAGATCTTCCCCGAGGAACTCCCCGGCATCGCTGCGCTCGGCTTTACCGCAATCGTCAACAACCGCCCCGACGACGAGGAGCCCGGCCAGCCGAGCGACGCGGCGATGCGCGACGCGGCAGAGGCGGCTGGCCTCGCTTATACCTCGATCCCGATCACCCATGCCGGGTTCAGCCATCCGCAGATCGACGCGATGGCCGAAGCGCTGGACGCGGCGAACGGCCCGGTGCTCGCCTATTGTCGGTCGGGCACGCGCTCCTGCAACCTCTGGGCGCTTGCGGCGGCGAAGGCGGGCGGGTCGCCCGACGAGATCACCGGCAAGGGCGCGGGCGCGGGCTATAATCTGGGCGGCATCCGGCCGATGATCGACGCGCTGTCGAGCCGCGCATGA
- a CDS encoding alpha/beta hydrolase, with product MAEKRTNGWGVAAVAAGAIGGGLALWSALAARSAERAVPPDGEFVEVEGARIHYVDLGSRRPDAPVLLMVHGLMGQLRNFTYALTDKLAADYRIVAIDRPGWGHSVVKGRRPNILEQGRIVVAVADRLGLKSPVLVGHSLGGAVVLAAALAAPGRFGGVALIAPLTQPVETAPPQFAGMVVPAGVREVLSWTLAVPSAMLTGPVVARAVFAPDPVPADFVTRGGGALSARPQSYRAGSFEVMNAKSEIAWMAAHYGELSLPAGILFGREDAVLDPEMHGRATAATIPGCRLELVDGGHMLPVTHADVVAAFVRGVAMRAG from the coding sequence ATGGCCGAGAAGCGCACGAACGGATGGGGCGTCGCCGCGGTGGCGGCGGGCGCGATCGGCGGCGGACTGGCCCTGTGGTCGGCGCTCGCGGCGCGATCGGCCGAGCGCGCGGTCCCGCCCGACGGCGAGTTCGTCGAGGTCGAGGGCGCGCGCATCCATTATGTCGATCTCGGCTCGCGCCGGCCGGACGCGCCGGTGCTGCTGATGGTCCATGGACTGATGGGCCAGCTTCGCAACTTCACCTATGCGCTGACCGACAAGCTCGCCGCCGACTATCGCATCGTCGCGATCGACCGGCCGGGCTGGGGTCATTCGGTGGTCAAGGGGCGGCGACCGAACATCCTGGAGCAGGGGCGGATCGTCGTCGCGGTCGCCGATCGGCTGGGGCTGAAGTCGCCGGTGCTGGTCGGCCATTCTTTGGGCGGGGCGGTGGTGCTGGCGGCGGCGCTGGCGGCGCCCGGCCGCTTCGGCGGCGTCGCGCTGATCGCGCCGCTCACCCAGCCGGTCGAGACCGCGCCGCCACAATTCGCGGGCATGGTCGTGCCCGCCGGCGTCCGCGAAGTGCTGTCCTGGACGCTTGCGGTGCCTAGCGCGATGCTGACCGGTCCGGTCGTCGCCCGTGCGGTGTTCGCGCCCGATCCGGTCCCCGCCGACTTTGTGACGAGGGGCGGCGGCGCGCTGTCCGCCCGCCCGCAAAGCTATCGCGCCGGATCGTTCGAAGTGATGAACGCCAAGTCGGAGATCGCCTGGATGGCCGCGCATTATGGCGAGCTGTCGCTTCCCGCAGGCATCCTGTTCGGTCGCGAGGACGCGGTGCTCGACCCCGAGATGCACGGTCGGGCGACCGCGGCGACGATCCCGGGGTGCCGGCTGGAGCTGGTGGACGGTGGCCACATGCTGCCGGTGACGCATGCGGATGTGGTGGCGGCTTTCGTGCGAGGGGTGGCGATGCGGGCGGGATAA